In Acinetobacter sp. C32I, one genomic interval encodes:
- a CDS encoding GPI inositol-deacylase: protein MPSLTPLHETYCKWDRTPPSQADVLEGLAQLVSTSLSGVHELIQVVQTEVLRTTLGLSAQKAKQLQKHPQLQKFYQFSYVALQKYGSHFLAPNLRRIIEKFPVLHDKPLTPTLHFLVGALNGIFGDFFLKQHNPMALPMVLYDHYGSLQQGELTGRVVILAHGLCMNHLTWSNHRYGGIGERLLAQRDNNTMLYLNYNTGRRISANGRSFANTLEDLVQRNPRITSIDLIGHSMGGLVSRSALFYGKQNLYQWVHMVENLVCIGSPHHGAVLERFGFVLQDKLGGFPFINLLGQLVNVRSNGILDLRYGSVRDDDWEHNDARIGFADDNRKPAPLPSHINTFLIAGTLEFEKLRNKALSVIGDYLVSVKSALGEHPNPRFQLKLPDTHKAVFYGLNHFEIQYHSSVAEQITRWLYPDAKEKVEAGVQTHMINVPHNYTFDDLEGIVET from the coding sequence ATGCCAAGTTTAACACCTCTGCATGAAACCTATTGTAAGTGGGATCGCACGCCCCCGAGTCAGGCAGATGTTTTGGAAGGTTTGGCACAGCTGGTCAGTACCAGCCTCAGCGGTGTACATGAACTGATCCAAGTGGTACAGACTGAGGTATTAAGGACAACGCTCGGTTTAAGTGCACAAAAAGCCAAACAATTACAAAAGCACCCGCAACTGCAAAAGTTTTATCAGTTTTCATATGTGGCACTGCAGAAATATGGCAGTCATTTTCTGGCACCCAATTTACGTCGCATTATTGAAAAATTTCCAGTTTTGCATGACAAGCCCTTAACCCCAACCCTGCATTTTTTGGTCGGTGCGTTGAATGGAATTTTTGGTGATTTCTTCTTAAAGCAACACAATCCAATGGCTTTGCCGATGGTGCTTTATGATCACTATGGTTCTTTACAGCAGGGCGAGCTAACAGGCCGTGTGGTGATTCTTGCCCATGGTTTATGTATGAACCATTTAACCTGGTCTAACCATCGTTATGGCGGGATTGGTGAGCGTTTACTTGCACAACGCGATAACAACACCATGTTGTATTTGAATTACAATACTGGACGTCGAATTTCAGCCAATGGCCGTAGTTTTGCCAATACCTTAGAGGATTTGGTACAGCGTAATCCGCGTATCACCAGTATTGACCTGATCGGGCACAGTATGGGCGGCTTGGTTTCGCGTAGTGCCCTGTTTTATGGCAAACAGAATCTGTATCAATGGGTGCATATGGTCGAGAATCTGGTTTGTATCGGTTCGCCACATCATGGTGCAGTACTTGAACGCTTTGGTTTCGTTTTACAGGACAAACTCGGTGGATTCCCGTTTATCAACTTGCTTGGTCAACTGGTGAATGTGCGCAGTAACGGCATACTTGATCTGCGTTATGGTAGTGTCCGTGATGATGACTGGGAACATAATGATGCCCGCATTGGTTTTGCCGACGACAATCGTAAACCCGCTCCGTTACCGTCCCATATCAATACCTTCTTGATTGCAGGGACTTTAGAATTTGAGAAGTTACGCAATAAAGCGCTGTCTGTGATTGGGGATTATCTGGTCAGTGTGAAAAGTGCTTTAGGTGAACATCCAAACCCGCGTTTCCAACTGAAATTACCTGACACCCATAAAGCGGTTTTCTATGGCCTGAATCATTTTGAAATTCAGTATCATTCCAGTGTGGCTGAACAGATTACCCGCTGGTTATATCCAGATGCTAAAGAGAAGGTTGAAGCTGGTGTACAAACCCATATGATCAATGTACCCCATAACTATACCTTTGATGATTTAGAAGGCATTGTTGAGACCTAA